The following are from one region of the Candidatus Eremiobacterota bacterium genome:
- a CDS encoding penicillin acylase family protein: MALRWIVRSLLTLAGLAALVLLLALAYVLWVLYATKAGVARTEGTETGLPLDGPVTIARDARGVPHIRAGSAHDFFVAEGYAMASDRLFQMDLTRRYVEGRLAEVLGSPLVRVDRRMRRFGIRDLAARSYAAAAPEERAMLAAFADGINAAAARQPVPPEYRALFFGFERWQPQDALAVGFATVLDLDDKPDDVIVRDFVRDALGPAGTDALYPLTDPKYDVPTNGRPPGPIAALPALPGVRQGDYATALRHRDERPPVGSNGWVVGADRTTTGKAVLANDPHLDIAIPGIWYLVEGSAPGLHVAGAALAGTPGVTLGHNEHLAWGVTAGETAAMHVVREPLRGADELFEGDGWVHARHRHEIVGVRFGGSVDVDLLETDRGVVMYSGNGVAYLMDWRLRRKPVSTLAPFFGLLRARTAADGVASMRALPEPALNVIFADDTGRVAYHFAGGVPLEPSWGRWAAADNAPEPVYLTYADAPHVDPSRSALVVTANNRAAGDGSPRLAPFWPPPYRAFEIRRALAAAADAHHRLSPETIAAEQRDATSPAEREFADLVLAAAARKHADGDRTLAPLLSALRSFDGTLIPASRGATAVVALRRDMLSTLAAQHLPAWLAPSYPSTSPGFEVVLRALRERPRGWVARDDYDLFVTGAIKRVATQLGADVPPFGTYAAQPLKHALAPFGFALWNGPTMPGRGGSFAPAVQWNGHAQSFRAVWIAGDWDHGTIDVDAGESGEPGSPHYADQTAGWVNFTRTPLPFSDTAVRAATTSTLTLSR, from the coding sequence GTGGCCCTTCGCTGGATTGTCCGTTCGCTGCTTACCCTCGCAGGGCTCGCAGCCCTGGTTCTGCTGCTGGCGCTCGCCTACGTGCTGTGGGTCCTCTACGCCACGAAGGCCGGGGTAGCGCGAACCGAGGGCACCGAGACGGGACTGCCGCTCGACGGCCCGGTGACGATCGCCCGCGACGCGCGCGGCGTCCCGCACATCCGGGCCGGCTCGGCCCACGACTTCTTCGTCGCCGAAGGCTACGCGATGGCGAGCGACCGGCTCTTCCAGATGGACCTCACGCGGCGCTACGTCGAGGGCCGGCTCGCCGAAGTCCTCGGCAGCCCGCTGGTCCGGGTCGACCGCCGGATGCGCCGCTTCGGGATCCGCGACCTCGCCGCGCGCTCGTACGCCGCGGCCGCGCCGGAGGAGCGCGCCATGCTGGCCGCCTTCGCCGACGGGATCAACGCGGCGGCGGCCCGCCAGCCCGTCCCGCCCGAGTACCGGGCGCTCTTCTTCGGCTTCGAGCGCTGGCAGCCGCAGGACGCGCTGGCCGTCGGCTTCGCGACCGTGCTGGACCTCGACGACAAGCCCGACGACGTGATCGTCCGCGACTTCGTCCGCGACGCGCTCGGCCCGGCCGGCACCGACGCCCTCTACCCGCTGACCGACCCGAAGTACGACGTTCCGACCAACGGCCGCCCGCCCGGCCCGATCGCCGCGCTGCCGGCATTGCCGGGAGTCCGTCAAGGGGATTACGCGACCGCGCTCCGTCACCGCGATGAACGGCCGCCGGTCGGGAGCAACGGCTGGGTGGTCGGCGCGGATCGGACGACGACCGGCAAAGCGGTGCTCGCGAACGACCCGCACCTCGACATCGCGATCCCCGGCATCTGGTATCTGGTCGAAGGGAGCGCGCCCGGCTTGCACGTCGCCGGCGCCGCGCTCGCCGGGACGCCGGGCGTGACGCTCGGCCACAACGAGCACCTCGCCTGGGGCGTCACGGCCGGCGAGACCGCCGCGATGCACGTCGTGCGCGAACCGCTGCGCGGCGCCGACGAGCTGTTCGAAGGCGACGGTTGGGTTCACGCGCGCCACCGGCACGAGATCGTCGGCGTGCGCTTCGGCGGCAGCGTCGACGTCGATCTGCTGGAAACCGACCGCGGCGTCGTCATGTACAGCGGCAACGGCGTCGCCTATCTGATGGACTGGCGGCTGCGGCGCAAGCCCGTCTCGACGCTGGCGCCGTTCTTCGGCTTGCTGCGCGCGCGCACCGCGGCCGACGGCGTCGCCTCGATGCGCGCGCTGCCGGAACCCGCGCTCAACGTGATCTTCGCCGACGACACCGGCCGCGTCGCGTACCACTTCGCCGGCGGCGTCCCGCTCGAACCTTCGTGGGGCCGCTGGGCCGCAGCGGACAACGCACCGGAACCGGTTTATTTGACCTACGCCGACGCGCCGCACGTCGACCCCTCGCGCAGCGCGCTCGTCGTCACCGCGAACAACCGCGCCGCGGGCGACGGCTCACCGCGGCTCGCGCCGTTCTGGCCGCCGCCGTACCGCGCGTTCGAGATCCGCCGCGCGCTCGCCGCGGCCGCGGACGCACACCATCGTCTGTCGCCCGAAACGATCGCCGCCGAGCAGCGCGATGCAACCTCGCCCGCCGAGCGCGAGTTCGCCGATCTCGTCCTCGCCGCCGCGGCGCGCAAGCACGCCGACGGAGATCGGACGCTCGCGCCGCTGCTGAGCGCGCTGCGCTCGTTCGACGGCACGCTGATCCCCGCGTCGCGCGGCGCCACCGCCGTCGTCGCGCTGCGGCGCGACATGCTGAGCACGCTCGCCGCGCAGCATCTGCCGGCGTGGCTCGCGCCCTCGTATCCGTCGACGAGCCCCGGCTTCGAGGTCGTGCTGCGCGCGCTGCGCGAGCGCCCGCGCGGCTGGGTCGCGCGCGACGACTACGATCTCTTCGTCACCGGCGCGATCAAGCGCGTCGCGACGCAGCTCGGCGCAGACGTTCCGCCGTTCGGGACGTACGCCGCGCAGCCGCTCAAGCACGCGCTCGCGCCGTTCGGCTTCGCGCTGTGGAACGGTCCGACGATGCCGGGCCGCGGGGGCAGCTTCGCGCCGGCAGTGCAGTGGAACGGTCACGCGCAGTCGTTCCGCGCGGTGTGGATCGCGGGCGACTGGGACCACGGCACGATCGACGTCGACGCCGGCGAGTCCGGCGAGCCCGGCTCACCGCACTACGCCGACCAAACCGCCGGCTGGGTGAACTTCACCCGCACACCGCTCCCGTTCTCCGACACCGCCGTCCGCGCCGCGACGACGTCAACGTTAACCCTGTCACGGTGA
- a CDS encoding AbrB/MazE/SpoVT family DNA-binding domain-containing protein, whose product MRASLQRVGNSQGVIIPKPILAQVGFEREVEIDVEDDAVVIRKPKRHPREGWAEASRSLSATGDDALVWPEFGNEDDAKLAW is encoded by the coding sequence ATGAGGGCAAGTCTTCAGCGCGTCGGAAACTCGCAGGGCGTCATAATCCCCAAGCCCATTCTGGCGCAAGTCGGCTTCGAACGCGAAGTTGAGATCGATGTCGAAGACGACGCCGTGGTCATTCGGAAACCGAAGCGCCACCCGCGCGAGGGATGGGCTGAGGCGAGCCGTTCCCTTTCGGCCACAGGTGACGACGCGCTCGTGTGGCCGGAGTTCGGAAACGAGGACGACGCGAAACTCGCGTGGTGA
- a CDS encoding LemA family protein gives MSSQTLIFVGCVVAIALGVLALAATFMDRREDQQIAKMLRANTAARKAGPVAVEGTAKATRVVTAPGAGIDCIFAYERCEVWTPNDKGGSWYDMGSLCWPPIPLFRVEDQTGSVLVQATYADVELDETKYPGKTHRVSDEFAEVFPMFGLPIGEGCLVNVYERVLAPNAHVSVYGTAMPASQIGPLGAAGVKPDELVIRASPGSPFIITGQSRNDFEINLRSWFGFEFVAGLVLALGGIVGMLWALFLRGPEPGIDSSTWKAAIVTAALIIVGAMFFGIQALVMPYVRMKQTRGDVDRRSAALDALLKQRHDALGNVLAAWGTPHEEESGPLAQIVQLQPLTGVGPLSRDRVDAECRLSASVEQFCAAAGSRAELHAHPERAKLLKALRALQRSVTQSCDLYNASVFLSNQRLEGWPNRSYARRMGLVPHEFFGASAL, from the coding sequence ATGTCGAGCCAAACGCTCATCTTTGTCGGCTGCGTCGTCGCTATCGCGCTCGGCGTCTTGGCGCTCGCTGCGACGTTCATGGACCGCAGGGAGGACCAGCAGATCGCGAAGATGCTGCGGGCGAATACCGCTGCGCGCAAGGCCGGGCCGGTCGCGGTGGAGGGCACGGCCAAGGCGACGCGCGTCGTCACGGCACCCGGCGCCGGCATCGACTGTATCTTCGCGTACGAACGATGCGAGGTGTGGACGCCGAACGACAAGGGCGGGTCGTGGTACGACATGGGCAGTCTCTGCTGGCCGCCGATCCCGCTGTTCCGTGTCGAAGACCAGACCGGATCGGTTCTCGTCCAGGCCACTTACGCCGACGTCGAACTCGACGAGACGAAATATCCGGGCAAGACCCATCGCGTCAGTGATGAGTTCGCCGAGGTCTTTCCGATGTTCGGCCTGCCGATCGGTGAAGGTTGCCTGGTGAACGTCTACGAGCGCGTGCTAGCGCCGAACGCGCACGTCTCGGTGTACGGCACCGCCATGCCCGCGTCGCAAATCGGTCCGCTGGGTGCCGCAGGCGTCAAACCGGACGAGCTCGTCATTCGAGCGTCGCCCGGAAGCCCGTTCATCATCACGGGACAATCGCGGAATGACTTCGAAATAAACCTTCGGTCGTGGTTTGGCTTTGAGTTCGTCGCCGGGCTGGTGCTGGCGCTCGGCGGCATCGTAGGAATGCTGTGGGCGTTGTTCCTGCGCGGACCGGAGCCCGGCATCGATAGTTCGACCTGGAAAGCGGCCATCGTGACGGCCGCGCTGATCATCGTCGGTGCGATGTTCTTCGGCATCCAAGCCCTGGTTATGCCGTATGTTCGGATGAAGCAGACTCGTGGCGACGTCGACCGCCGATCGGCGGCTCTCGATGCGTTGCTCAAACAGCGCCACGATGCGCTCGGGAACGTTCTTGCGGCCTGGGGGACGCCACACGAAGAGGAGAGCGGTCCCTTGGCGCAGATCGTGCAGCTGCAACCGCTGACCGGAGTCGGACCGCTGAGTCGCGATCGCGTCGACGCCGAGTGCCGGCTCTCGGCGTCCGTCGAGCAATTCTGCGCGGCGGCCGGCAGCCGCGCCGAGCTGCACGCGCATCCGGAACGTGCAAAGCTGTTGAAAGCACTGAGAGCGCTGCAGAGGAGCGTCACACAGAGCTGCGATCTCTACAACGCCTCGGTTTTCTTGAGCAATCAGCGGTTGGAGGGGTGGCCCAACCGGTCGTATGCGCGGCGCATGGGCCTGGTCCCGCACGAGTTCTTCGGCGCATCAGCGCTCTAA
- the rpoC gene encoding DNA-directed RNA polymerase subunit beta' gives MRIGLASPEQIRAWSFGEVKKPETINYRTLKPERDGLFCEKIFGPTKDWECHCGKYKRIRFKGMICDRCGVEITRAKVRRERMGHIELATPVTHIWYFKGVPSRIGILLDMSPRQLEKVIYFAAYVVTDAGDTTLVKREILTEQKYRESREKYGTRFKAGMGAEAIRELLRDLNLRKLQEDLRREFKETSGQKRIKAIKRLEVVEAFLASGNKPEWMILSAVPVIAPELRPMVQLDGGRFATSDLNDLYRRVINRNNRLKRLLELSAPEIIIKNEKRMLQEAVDALIDNGRRGRPVTGPNNRPLKSLSDILKGKQGRFRQNLLGKRVDYSGRSVIVVGPNLKLHQCGLPKEMALELFKPFVMKKLVDRGQAHNIKSAKRMVERVRPEVWDVLDEVIREHPVLLNRAPTLHRLGIQAFEPVLVEGKAIHLHPLVCTPYNADFDGDQMAVHLPLSAGAQAEARILMLSSNNILQPSFGNPVSIPTQDMVLGLYWLTFQPDEYKGPAKAALADDALYAGPVYRNGSARKKPDGSSAPVAFKDGTEAITAYNHRLIGLHEWIEVRLNGARVKTTVGRVILNEAFPAEWQYPFLNVTLDKGALKKLITECYRKYGNAATAEFLDAVKALGFRYATQSGTTVSISDIIVPQQKHDILDKAQAEVDELHGLFDQGFISDDERYNKTIEIWSKAGDDVTASMQAAQNPLNPVFMMATSGARGSIAQVKQLGGMRGLMSDPSGRILEIPVKASLKEGLTVLEYFISTHGARKGLADTALRTADSGYLTRRLVDVAQDVIIREEDCGTASGITVGDITVGKETIEPISDRIVGRRAAEDVRNPENSRDKLVKRDEEIDEEKAKAIIAAGIKTVKIRSVLACQAKYGVCAMCYGRNLATGLKVDIGEAVGIIAAQSIGEPGTQLTLRTFHTGGVAQEDIITGLPRVEEIFEARKPKGEAPVVEFSGTIKFGEEKGKRVVFVVDDEGVEHEVDVPANTHLTVTEGQRVEAGQPVAEGSLNPHDILRIKGETALQNYLVQEVQKVYRSQGVDINDKHIEVIVRSMLRKVKIVDGGDTRMLPGQLVEAAVFAEENEKIKGEGGKIAEGTPVLLGVTKASLATESFLSAASFQETTRVLTDAAIKGKHDPLLGLKENVIIGKLIPAGTGMSRYRNLAIEPEGQDLDEEGRPRNMGAFLDFNPDGDGLSSYGDVVAPNGQELNPKVLGPYERQRMAENTVQYEGEYEPDATVGRPSQSTQYKQKGINPEDL, from the coding sequence ATGCGCATCGGCCTCGCGTCGCCGGAACAGATTCGCGCATGGTCGTTCGGCGAAGTCAAAAAGCCCGAGACGATCAACTACCGGACCCTCAAGCCGGAACGTGACGGGCTCTTCTGCGAGAAGATCTTTGGCCCGACCAAAGACTGGGAATGCCACTGCGGCAAGTACAAGCGCATCCGCTTCAAAGGGATGATCTGCGACCGCTGCGGCGTCGAGATCACGCGCGCCAAAGTGCGCCGCGAGCGGATGGGCCACATCGAGCTCGCCACGCCGGTCACGCACATTTGGTATTTCAAAGGCGTGCCCTCGCGCATCGGCATCCTGCTCGACATGTCGCCGCGCCAGCTCGAGAAGGTCATCTACTTTGCGGCGTACGTCGTCACGGACGCGGGCGACACGACGCTGGTGAAGCGCGAGATCCTCACCGAGCAGAAGTACCGCGAGAGCCGTGAGAAGTACGGCACCCGCTTCAAAGCCGGCATGGGCGCGGAAGCGATCCGCGAGCTGCTGCGCGACCTGAACCTGCGCAAGCTTCAGGAAGACCTGCGCCGTGAGTTCAAGGAAACCTCGGGCCAGAAGCGGATCAAGGCGATCAAGCGGCTCGAAGTCGTCGAAGCGTTCCTTGCCTCCGGCAACAAGCCGGAGTGGATGATCCTCTCCGCGGTGCCGGTGATCGCGCCGGAGCTGCGCCCGATGGTGCAGCTCGACGGCGGCCGTTTCGCCACCTCGGACCTGAACGATCTCTACCGCCGCGTGATCAATAGAAATAACCGGCTCAAGCGGCTGCTGGAGCTGAGCGCGCCCGAGATCATCATCAAGAACGAGAAGCGCATGCTGCAGGAAGCGGTCGACGCGCTGATCGACAACGGCCGCCGCGGGCGTCCGGTGACGGGCCCCAACAACCGTCCGCTCAAGTCCCTTTCGGATATTCTCAAGGGCAAGCAGGGCCGGTTCCGCCAGAACCTGCTCGGCAAGCGCGTCGACTACTCGGGCCGCTCGGTCATCGTCGTCGGCCCGAACCTCAAGCTGCACCAGTGCGGGCTGCCCAAAGAGATGGCGCTCGAGCTCTTCAAGCCGTTCGTGATGAAGAAGCTCGTCGACCGCGGTCAGGCGCACAACATCAAGAGCGCGAAGCGCATGGTCGAGCGCGTCCGTCCCGAAGTGTGGGACGTGCTCGACGAAGTGATTCGCGAGCACCCGGTGCTGCTCAACCGCGCCCCGACGCTGCACCGCCTCGGCATTCAGGCGTTCGAGCCGGTGCTGGTCGAAGGCAAGGCGATCCACCTGCACCCGCTGGTCTGCACGCCGTACAACGCCGACTTCGACGGCGACCAGATGGCCGTGCACCTTCCGCTGAGCGCCGGCGCGCAGGCGGAGGCGCGCATCCTGATGCTGTCCTCGAACAACATCCTGCAGCCTTCGTTCGGAAACCCGGTCTCGATTCCGACCCAGGACATGGTCCTGGGTCTGTACTGGCTCACCTTCCAGCCGGACGAGTACAAGGGGCCTGCGAAGGCCGCGCTCGCCGACGACGCGCTCTACGCCGGACCGGTCTACCGCAACGGCAGCGCGCGCAAGAAGCCGGACGGCTCCAGCGCGCCGGTCGCGTTCAAGGACGGCACCGAGGCGATCACCGCGTACAACCACCGGCTGATCGGGCTGCACGAGTGGATCGAGGTGCGGCTCAACGGCGCGCGGGTGAAGACGACCGTCGGCCGCGTGATCCTCAACGAAGCCTTCCCGGCCGAGTGGCAGTACCCGTTCCTCAACGTCACGCTCGACAAGGGCGCGCTCAAGAAGCTGATCACCGAGTGCTACCGCAAGTACGGGAACGCCGCCACGGCGGAGTTCCTCGACGCGGTCAAGGCGCTGGGCTTCCGCTACGCGACGCAGTCGGGGACGACCGTGTCGATCAGCGACATCATCGTCCCGCAGCAGAAGCACGACATCCTCGACAAGGCGCAGGCCGAGGTCGACGAGCTGCACGGGCTGTTCGACCAGGGCTTCATCTCGGACGACGAGCGCTACAACAAGACGATCGAGATCTGGTCGAAGGCCGGCGACGACGTCACCGCCTCGATGCAGGCCGCGCAGAACCCGCTCAACCCGGTGTTCATGATGGCGACCTCGGGCGCGCGCGGCTCGATCGCGCAGGTCAAGCAGCTGGGCGGGATGCGCGGGCTCATGTCCGACCCGTCGGGCCGCATCCTGGAGATCCCGGTCAAGGCTTCGCTCAAAGAGGGTCTGACCGTCCTCGAGTACTTCATCTCGACGCACGGCGCGCGCAAGGGTCTGGCCGACACCGCGCTGCGCACGGCGGACTCGGGCTACCTGACGCGCCGGCTCGTCGACGTCGCGCAGGACGTCATCATCCGTGAGGAAGACTGTGGGACCGCCAGCGGGATCACCGTCGGCGACATCACCGTCGGCAAGGAGACGATCGAGCCGATCAGCGATCGGATCGTCGGCCGCCGCGCCGCCGAGGACGTTCGCAACCCGGAGAACTCGCGCGACAAGCTCGTCAAGCGCGACGAAGAGATCGACGAGGAGAAGGCCAAGGCGATCATCGCGGCCGGCATCAAGACGGTGAAGATCCGCTCGGTGCTGGCGTGCCAGGCGAAGTACGGCGTCTGCGCGATGTGCTACGGGCGCAACCTCGCCACCGGCCTGAAGGTCGACATCGGCGAAGCGGTGGGGATCATCGCGGCGCAGTCGATCGGCGAGCCGGGGACGCAGCTCACGCTGCGCACGTTCCACACCGGCGGCGTCGCGCAGGAAGACATCATCACCGGTCTCCCGCGCGTCGAGGAGATCTTCGAGGCGCGCAAGCCGAAGGGCGAGGCGCCGGTGGTGGAGTTCTCCGGCACGATCAAGTTCGGCGAGGAGAAGGGCAAGCGCGTCGTCTTCGTCGTCGACGACGAAGGCGTCGAGCACGAGGTCGACGTCCCGGCGAACACGCACCTCACCGTGACCGAAGGGCAGCGCGTCGAGGCCGGCCAGCCGGTCGCGGAAGGCTCGCTCAACCCGCACGACATCCTGCGCATCAAGGGCGAGACCGCGCTGCAGAACTACCTGGTGCAGGAAGTGCAGAAGGTCTACCGCTCGCAGGGCGTCGACATCAACGACAAGCACATCGAAGTGATCGTTCGCTCGATGCTGCGCAAGGTGAAGATCGTCGACGGCGGCGACACGCGGATGCTGCCTGGGCAGCTCGTCGAAGCCGCGGTGTTCGCGGAGGAGAACGAGAAGATCAAGGGCGAGGGCGGCAAGATCGCGGAGGGCACTCCGGTGCTGCTCGGCGTCACGAAAGCCTCGCTCGCGACCGAGTCGTTCCTCTCGGCGGCGTCGTTCCAGGAGACCACGCGCGTCCTCACCGACGCGGCGATCAAGGGCAAGCACGACCCGCTGCTCGGGCTCAAGGAAAACGTCATCATCGGCAAGCTGATCCCGGCCGGGACGGGGATGTCGCGCTACCGCAACCTCGCGATCGAACCGGAAGGCCAGGATCTCGACGAAGAGGGCCGCCCGCGCAACATGGGCGCGTTCCTCGACTTCAACCCGGACGGCGACGGCTTGAGCTCGTACGGCGACGTCGTCGCACCGAACGGTCAGGAGCTGAACCCCAAGGTGCTCGGCCCGTACGAGCGCCAGCGGATGGCGGAGAACACCGTCCAGTACGAAGGCGAGTACGAGCCCGATGCGACCGTCGGCAGGCCGTCGCAGAGCACGCAGTACAAGCAAAAGGGCATCAACCCGGAGGACTTGTAG
- a CDS encoding phosphatase PAP2 family protein — MAHRFDVTDVFSPHYRVAPPVPHVPARGRPDVAVAVRGGAIACAASALVLALLIVPLPHRGSLDTGVLLALNRFAARIPLHNLQWQLNDNEIPQLLLAAGAMMLWNRRADRKWSRDLTLLALSACVITYVVSRVVQHFVDRPRPLLEVQLIPFVNAGVVDEVRASFTHFGSLPSDHAALYAIAAVVAFAVSRPAGFVVLAIGIWGALFRVAAGFHWPSDIAAGALLGTAVAVLVLRFADAFRPLLLHVHRAFRREPALMSALGFIALAEFGASFPIAKTLFRGLFHARLFH; from the coding sequence GTGGCTCACCGGTTCGACGTGACGGACGTATTCTCACCGCATTACCGCGTCGCTCCGCCGGTGCCGCACGTTCCGGCACGCGGCCGGCCCGACGTTGCTGTTGCCGTGCGCGGCGGCGCGATCGCGTGTGCCGCGAGCGCGCTGGTCCTCGCGCTCCTGATCGTCCCCCTGCCGCACCGCGGCTCGCTCGACACCGGCGTTCTGCTCGCGCTGAACCGCTTCGCCGCCAGGATTCCGCTGCACAACCTGCAGTGGCAGCTCAACGACAATGAGATCCCGCAGCTGCTGCTCGCCGCCGGCGCGATGATGCTGTGGAACCGCCGTGCCGACCGCAAATGGTCGCGCGATCTGACGCTACTGGCGCTGTCGGCATGCGTCATCACGTACGTCGTCTCGCGCGTCGTCCAGCACTTCGTCGATCGCCCGCGGCCGCTGCTCGAGGTGCAGTTGATCCCGTTCGTCAACGCCGGCGTGGTCGACGAGGTCCGCGCCAGCTTCACCCACTTCGGCTCGCTGCCGAGCGATCACGCCGCACTGTACGCGATCGCGGCGGTCGTCGCGTTCGCGGTGAGCCGGCCGGCCGGCTTCGTCGTCCTCGCGATCGGCATTTGGGGCGCGCTGTTTCGGGTCGCGGCGGGGTTCCACTGGCCGAGCGACATCGCGGCCGGCGCGCTGTTGGGGACCGCCGTGGCGGTGCTGGTGCTGCGCTTCGCTGACGCCTTCCGGCCGCTGCTGCTGCACGTGCACCGCGCGTTTCGGCGTGAACCGGCGCTGATGAGCGCGCTCGGATTCATCGCGCTCGCCGAGTTCGGCGCCAGCTTCCCGATCGCAAAGACGCTGTTCCGCGGCCTGTTCCACGCGCGCCTGTTCCACTAG
- a CDS encoding type II toxin-antitoxin system PemK/MazF family toxin: MVNRGGIWLAALDPTVGSEIRKTRPCIIVSPPEMHDHLRTVIVAPMTTGSRPAPYRIPISFGGKRGLIILDQMRTLDKSRLVKRLGKAPPKIVTATLHTLRDVFVE; the protein is encoded by the coding sequence GTGGTGAACCGAGGCGGGATTTGGCTGGCGGCGCTCGATCCTACCGTTGGGAGTGAGATTCGAAAGACTCGGCCTTGCATCATCGTGTCGCCGCCGGAGATGCACGACCACCTCCGGACCGTGATCGTCGCCCCTATGACGACGGGAAGCCGTCCCGCGCCGTATCGGATCCCGATCTCTTTCGGAGGCAAGCGCGGCCTCATCATTCTCGACCAGATGCGGACCCTGGACAAGAGTCGTCTGGTGAAACGTTTGGGGAAGGCTCCGCCGAAGATTGTCACGGCAACACTCCATACGCTGCGCGACGTTTTCGTTGAATAG